The Actinomycetota bacterium region TCAGCCCGAACGGGTTGGTGAGCAGCGTGCCGTCGGGTTGCAGGTAGGTGATGTGGCCGGCCAGGTGATCGTCGTAGCCCTCGCGGTGCAGGATGCGAGCCAGGAGCGCCACCTCCTGGCGGGACGTGAGCTCGGGGATCGACGGTCCGAGCGGGTTGGTCTGGTCGAACAGGTGCACGCCGCCTTCGGGCTGCTCGGAGGCGGTCGTCTCGGTCGATGTCTCGGCACTCACGCTCGTCCCTCCCCCCCGCGCGTCCCTGACGCGGGCGTCAGGGGGGAGCGTACAACGTGTCGCGAGGGAGGACCGCGGGCGATCAGGCGCTGACGCGATCCTCGATGCCCTCGACGCCGGCACGCTCGGCGCAGTGCGCGCAGCAGTAGACGGTGCCGTTGGCCTGCACGCCGTGCCCGACCACCCGGACGCCGCAGACGTCGCACGTCGGGGCGAGGCGGTGCATCGCGCACTCGAACGAGTCGAACGTGTGGGTCTGCCCGTCGAGCTCGATCGTCATCGCGCGGTCGTAGTCGTTGCCACAGGTGTCGCAGGTCGCCATGGTTCCGTCCTCCATCGGGGTTCGCTACTCCCGAGGGTGGCGCAGATGACGGGGCGCCGTGATGGACGAACGACCGGTGTTCAGCTCAGACCAGTTCGGCGACCTGGGCGAGGACCTCGGTGAGTTCGTAGTCCTTGGGGGTGAAGACGGCGGCGACACCGGCCTCGCGGAGCTTGTCGGCGTCGGCGGGCGGGATGATCCCGCCGGCGACGACCGGGATGTCGTGGCCCGCGCCTCGAAGCCCCTCGATCACCTGCGGGACGAGGCCGAGGTGCGATCCGGACAGGATGGACAGCCCGACCAGGTGGACGTCCTCGTCGACGGCCGTGCGGACGATCTGCTCCGGCGTGAGGCGGATGCCCTCGTAGATGACCTCCATGCCGAGGTCGCGGGCGCGGATGGCGACCTGCTCGGCCCCGTTGCTGTGCCCGTCGAGCCCGGGCTTTCCGACGAGGATGCGCAGCTTGCGCCCGACACGCTCCTCCACCGCCGCCACACGTTTCCGGGCAGCCGCCAGCCGGTCAGCCAGCGGTCCGCCCGACGCCAGCGCGCGCTCCGACACGCCGGTCGGGGCGCGGTACTCGCCGAACACCTCGCGCAGCACCCCGGCCCACTCGCCGGTCGTCACGCGCGCCCGTGCGCACTCCAGGGATGGCCCCATGAGGTTGGCGTCGCCCGCAGCGGCCTCGGCCAGCGCGTCCAACGACGCGCCGACCGCTGCATCGTCGCGCCCCGCACGCCACCCCTCCAGACGCTCGAGCTGGTCCCGCTCCGCGGCGTCGTCGATGACGAGGATCCCGCCCTCCTCGTCGACGAGCGGCGAGGGCTCGGCCTCGGTGAAGCGGTTCACCCCGACGACCGTCTGCTCGCCCGACTCGACCCGGCGCATCCGCTGGGCGTTGGAGCGGACGAGCTCGGACTTCATGTGGTCCACGGCCTCGAGCGCCCCGCCCAGCGCCAGCACCTCGTCGAGCTCGGACTGGGCCGCGTCGACGAGGCGCTCGACCTCACGCTGCATCACGACCGATCCCTCGAAGATGTCGTCGTGCTCGAGCAGGTCGGTCTCGAAGGCGAGGATCTGCTGCATCCGCAGGCTGAGCTGCTGGTCCCAGGGTCGCGGGAGCCCGAGCGCCTCGTTCCACGCCGGCAGCTGCACCGCCCGGGCGCGCGCGTCCTTCGACAGGGTCACGCCGAGCATCTCGATCAGGATGCGGCTGATGTTGTTCTCGGGCTGCTGCTCGGTCAGCCCCAGCGAGTTCACCTGCACCCCGTAGCGGAAGCGTCGGTACCTGGGGTCCTGAACGCCGTAGCGGTCGCGGGTGATGCGGTCCCACAGCTCGACGAAGGCGCGCATCTTGGCGACCTCCTCGACGAACCGGATGCCCGCGTTGACGAAGAACGAGATGCGGCCCACCACCTCGGGGAAGCGGTCATCGGGGACGTTGCCGCGCTCGCGGACCGTGTCGAGCACGGCGATCGCGTTGGCCATGGTGAAGGCCAGTTCCTGCACCGGCGCGGCGCCGGCCTCCTGGAGGTGGTAGCTGCAGATGTTCAGCGGGTTCCAGGCGGGGATGTGCTCGACGGTGTGCTCGATGACGTCCGCGGTCAGCCGCATCGACGGCTGGGGCGGGAACGCGTAGGTCCCGCGCGACAGGTACTCCTTCAGGATGTCGTTCTGCGTCGTGCCCCGGAGTTCGCGCGTGTCGGCGCCCTGCTCCTCCGCGACCGCGACGTACAGCGCGAGCAGCCACATCGCCGTGGCGTTGATCGTCATCGACGTGTTCATCTGCTCGAGCGGGATGCCCTCGAACAGGGCACGCATGTCCTCGATCGACGAGATGGGGACCCCGACCTTGCCCACCTCGCCCCGCGCGAGCACGTGGTCGCTGTCGTAGCCGGT contains the following coding sequences:
- a CDS encoding protein meaA, producing MRTYSGHSSAAASNELYRTNLAKGQTGLSVAFDLPTQTGYDSDHVLARGEVGKVGVPISSIEDMRALFEGIPLEQMNTSMTINATAMWLLALYVAVAEEQGADTRELRGTTQNDILKEYLSRGTYAFPPQPSMRLTADVIEHTVEHIPAWNPLNICSYHLQEAGAAPVQELAFTMANAIAVLDTVRERGNVPDDRFPEVVGRISFFVNAGIRFVEEVAKMRAFVELWDRITRDRYGVQDPRYRRFRYGVQVNSLGLTEQQPENNISRILIEMLGVTLSKDARARAVQLPAWNEALGLPRPWDQQLSLRMQQILAFETDLLEHDDIFEGSVVMQREVERLVDAAQSELDEVLALGGALEAVDHMKSELVRSNAQRMRRVESGEQTVVGVNRFTEAEPSPLVDEEGGILVIDDAAERDQLERLEGWRAGRDDAAVGASLDALAEAAAGDANLMGPSLECARARVTTGEWAGVLREVFGEYRAPTGVSERALASGGPLADRLAAARKRVAAVEERVGRKLRILVGKPGLDGHSNGAEQVAIRARDLGMEVIYEGIRLTPEQIVRTAVDEDVHLVGLSILSGSHLGLVPQVIEGLRGAGHDIPVVAGGIIPPADADKLREAGVAAVFTPKDYELTEVLAQVAELV